In Arcanobacterium wilhelmae, the following are encoded in one genomic region:
- a CDS encoding Na+/H+ antiporter subunit D — protein sequence MNWNFLIALPVVLPLLGAGVSLVSGRARRNQAWVSGGVLAAVLAVAIALVVMAANGPVVLNIGQWAAPIGIVLVADGLSSLMLLTSVTVTLLVLVYSLAQGAADGERAAPIAVYHPAFLLLSAGVSNAFLSGDLFNIYVGFEILLCASFVLITLGGTRDRVRSGTVYVVVSLISSVVFLIAIALVYAAVGSVNLAQVALRLPEIDPALAVTIQVMLLIGFGIKAAVFPLGAWLPDSYPTAPAPVTAVFAGLLTKVGVYGMIRTQTLLFPGPQLDQILGVFAIATMVIGILGAVAQQDIKRLLSFTLVSHIGYMLWGISTSSPGGIGATIYYAIHHITVQTALFLVVGLVERRGGSTNLAKLGSLAKLAPGIAALYLIPALNLAGIPPLSGFFGKVGLLAASADRGWAADWVLIAAGLITSLLTLYAVTRAWNMTFWQDAPEKLESKPIPPLMTAAAGTLVAISVGISLAAGPMNAYADATAGRLFARSPYIVAVLPDRGQGAGEYKAAAEPWERPKGVAEGTVLGGLKILGAKTGSQLHIGPEEPKNEPKFYVSEVAGGKSPTEQAPAGREGDAR from the coding sequence ATGAACTGGAACTTTTTAATCGCCCTCCCGGTGGTGTTGCCGCTACTCGGCGCGGGAGTCTCGCTCGTGAGCGGGCGGGCGCGCCGCAACCAGGCGTGGGTCTCGGGCGGGGTGCTCGCCGCGGTGCTCGCTGTGGCGATCGCACTGGTGGTGATGGCAGCGAACGGCCCGGTGGTGCTGAACATCGGGCAGTGGGCCGCGCCGATCGGGATCGTGCTCGTGGCCGACGGCTTGAGCTCGCTCATGCTGCTCACATCTGTCACCGTGACGCTCCTCGTGCTCGTCTACTCGCTGGCGCAAGGCGCCGCCGACGGCGAACGCGCAGCCCCGATCGCCGTCTACCATCCAGCATTCCTCCTGCTCTCGGCCGGAGTTTCCAACGCGTTCCTCTCCGGCGATTTGTTCAACATTTACGTGGGGTTCGAGATCTTGCTGTGTGCCTCGTTCGTGCTGATCACGCTGGGCGGCACGCGCGATCGTGTGCGCTCGGGAACCGTGTATGTGGTGGTTTCCCTGATTTCGTCCGTGGTATTCCTGATCGCGATCGCGCTGGTGTATGCGGCGGTCGGCTCGGTGAACCTCGCGCAGGTGGCGCTACGCCTGCCGGAGATTGATCCGGCCCTCGCGGTGACGATCCAGGTGATGCTGCTGATCGGTTTCGGGATCAAAGCGGCAGTGTTCCCGCTGGGCGCGTGGCTGCCCGATTCCTACCCGACGGCGCCCGCGCCCGTGACGGCCGTATTCGCAGGCTTGCTCACCAAGGTGGGCGTGTACGGAATGATCCGCACGCAAACCCTGCTCTTCCCCGGGCCGCAGCTCGATCAGATCCTTGGCGTGTTCGCGATCGCCACGATGGTGATCGGCATCCTGGGCGCAGTGGCCCAGCAGGACATTAAGCGTCTGCTGTCCTTTACGCTCGTGTCGCATATTGGCTACATGCTGTGGGGGATTTCCACCTCATCACCAGGCGGGATCGGCGCCACGATCTACTACGCGATCCACCACATCACCGTGCAGACCGCGCTCTTCCTGGTAGTCGGCTTGGTGGAGCGCAGAGGCGGGAGCACGAACCTGGCCAAGCTCGGCTCGCTTGCGAAGCTCGCGCCCGGGATCGCCGCGCTGTACCTGATTCCGGCGCTCAACTTGGCAGGTATCCCGCCGCTGTCGGGCTTCTTCGGAAAGGTGGGGTTGCTCGCGGCGAGCGCGGACCGTGGCTGGGCCGCGGACTGGGTGTTGATCGCCGCTGGCCTGATCACCTCGCTCCTCACGCTCTACGCCGTGACCCGCGCATGGAACATGACCTTCTGGCAAGATGCCCCTGAAAAGCTTGAGTCGAAGCCTATCCCGCCGCTGATGACTGCGGCTGCCGGCACGCTCGTAGCGATCTCCGTGGGGATTTCGCTGGCGGCCGGCCCGATGAACGCTTATGCGGACGCCACCGCCGGCCGCCTCTTCGCCCGCTCGCCCTACATTGTGGCAGTGTTGCCGGATCGCGGTCAGGGCGCGGGCGAATACAAGGCGGCGGCCGAACCGTGGGAGCGACCGAAAGGCGTTGCCGAGGGCACTGTACTCGGGGGACTGAAAATTTTGGGCGCAAAAACTGGCTCTCAGCTCCATATCGGGCCTGAGGAGCCAAAAAACGAACCAAAATTTTATGTCAGTGAAGTAGCCGGCGGAAAATCGCCGACCGAGCAGGCGCCCGCAGGCCGGGAAGGAGACGCACGATGA